The uncultured Hyphomonas sp. genome includes a window with the following:
- a CDS encoding glycosyltransferase family 4 protein → MESLPDIKGKTILQVAPELSAGGVERTVLEVTEAILEAGGRALLASRGGRLEDEFEKLGGELFRMDAKSKNPVVLKLNEGKLKRIIRSEGVHLVHARSRAPAWSAYAAAKATGVPFVTTYHGAYSGEEGLKRKYNSVMAKGDLVIANSQWIAAHVQRVHDLPPDRIVTIPRGVDLEAFYPGAVTPARIDAVRARWGLKGDTRLTLFLPGRLTEWKGQLLAIQALGLLAPEERDGLVLVLAGDAQGRDAYEGRIYDTIRQLQLDGKVLVVGHETDMPAAYLASDIVMAPSTRPEAFGRTAAEASAMARPVIVSDHGGGRETVLDGETGARFQPGDAAALAGAIRALLAVGKTARAGMGKAGQAHVRSHFSKRGLQMATLGVYKRLIG, encoded by the coding sequence TTGGAATCTCTCCCCGACATAAAAGGCAAGACCATCCTGCAGGTCGCCCCCGAATTGTCCGCAGGCGGCGTGGAGCGCACCGTGCTGGAAGTGACCGAAGCCATCCTGGAAGCGGGCGGCCGGGCCTTGCTGGCCAGCCGCGGCGGCCGTCTGGAAGACGAGTTCGAAAAGCTGGGCGGTGAGCTGTTCCGTATGGATGCCAAATCCAAGAATCCCGTCGTGCTGAAACTCAATGAAGGTAAGCTGAAGCGGATCATCCGGAGTGAGGGCGTTCACCTCGTCCATGCCCGGTCCCGCGCGCCGGCCTGGAGTGCCTATGCGGCGGCAAAGGCCACCGGCGTGCCCTTCGTCACGACGTATCACGGCGCCTATTCCGGTGAGGAAGGCCTCAAGCGGAAGTACAATTCCGTCATGGCGAAGGGTGATCTGGTGATCGCCAATTCCCAGTGGATCGCGGCGCATGTGCAGCGGGTCCACGACCTCCCGCCGGACCGGATCGTGACCATCCCGCGGGGGGTGGACCTCGAAGCTTTTTATCCGGGCGCCGTCACTCCGGCCCGCATCGATGCGGTTCGTGCGCGCTGGGGCCTGAAAGGCGACACGCGTCTGACCCTGTTCCTGCCTGGGCGGCTGACCGAATGGAAAGGCCAGTTGCTGGCGATTCAGGCGCTGGGCCTGCTGGCGCCGGAAGAGCGGGACGGGCTCGTCCTTGTCCTCGCCGGCGATGCGCAGGGCCGCGATGCCTATGAAGGCCGGATCTATGACACGATCCGCCAGTTGCAGCTGGACGGGAAGGTGCTGGTCGTGGGCCATGAGACGGATATGCCGGCCGCTTACCTTGCCAGCGATATCGTCATGGCGCCCTCGACCCGGCCGGAAGCGTTCGGACGGACGGCGGCGGAAGCTTCCGCCATGGCGCGGCCGGTCATCGTGTCCGACCATGGCGGCGGGCGCGAAACCGTGCTCGACGGAGAGACCGGCGCCCGCTTCCAGCCGGGCGATGCGGCGGCGCTGGCAGGCGCGATCCGGGCGCTGCTGGCGGTCGGAAAAACCGCCCGCGCGGGCATGGGAAAGGCCGGACAGGCGCATGTGCGCAGCCATTTCTCCAAGCGGGGGCTTCAGATGGCCACCCTCGGCGTCTATAAGCGCCTGATCGGTTAG
- a CDS encoding alpha/beta hydrolase, which produces MTTEHFISPHGRQLAYRRFAPARSDLTYVWLCGFKSDITGSKVMCLEQWAKENGHGFLAFDYSGHGESGGAFEDGTISQWREDALDAIDGLTDGPLVLVGSSMGGWMALLSGLARRERLAGMVLIAPAPDFTEKLMWPEFTPRQQEEIMEHGQTLRPSDYGEPYPITKALIEDGRGWQLLDAPIDLTCPVRILQGAEDPDVPWRHAFRLVETMTSADLVFTLIKDGDHRLSRDQDIARLLATCAEIAGTTGA; this is translated from the coding sequence ATGACAACCGAACATTTCATCTCTCCTCACGGCAGACAGCTGGCCTATCGCCGTTTCGCCCCTGCCCGCAGCGATCTCACTTATGTGTGGCTGTGCGGGTTCAAGTCCGACATTACCGGGTCCAAGGTCATGTGCCTTGAGCAATGGGCAAAAGAGAACGGCCACGGCTTCCTCGCCTTCGACTATTCCGGCCATGGCGAATCAGGCGGCGCCTTCGAAGACGGCACAATTTCCCAGTGGCGCGAGGATGCCCTCGATGCGATCGACGGGCTGACCGACGGGCCGCTGGTTCTTGTCGGCTCCAGCATGGGCGGGTGGATGGCCCTTCTCTCCGGCCTCGCCCGGCGCGAACGTCTTGCCGGCATGGTGCTGATCGCGCCTGCGCCCGATTTCACGGAAAAGCTGATGTGGCCCGAATTCACGCCCCGCCAGCAGGAAGAAATCATGGAGCACGGCCAGACCCTGCGCCCGTCGGACTATGGCGAGCCCTACCCGATCACGAAGGCCCTGATCGAGGATGGCCGGGGCTGGCAGCTGCTGGACGCGCCCATCGACCTCACCTGCCCCGTGCGCATCCTGCAGGGCGCCGAAGACCCGGACGTGCCCTGGCGCCACGCCTTCCGGCTGGTCGAGACGATGACGTCAGCCGATCTCGTCTTCACCCTGATCAAGGATGGCGACCATCGCCTCTCCCGCGACCAGGACATTGCCCGCCTGCTGGCGACCTGCGCGGAAATCGCCGGAACCACAGGCGCCTAG
- a CDS encoding aromatic ring-hydroxylating dioxygenase subunit alpha → MTQEFLSPSAAAACRRPLAEALTLPPAAYTDAGLWHVEKSRVLARSWLPLARVDQVPGAGDYLSADLGGEPVMVVRGEDGTVRVLSRVCRHRAALVAEGQGCRKLFTCPYHAWSYDTAGALVRAPLMEGAEGFDTEALGLHEIRSEIWEGFVMATLDDDAPAFAPQISGFADYFANYNLGSFFVARTLDYSHGWNWKVLAENFMEAYHHIAAHSKTLEPGYHARDSQVPDTGQPWSVLHMPAADRETPQPPVPGLEDWQLRDLIAAIAFPGLMLVMQGPFMAWYQMTPLAADRLDLKIHLCFPDWMQAMDDFTAIVDGAEASIRGVHAEDIAANDLVWAGLNAPLSRAGPLSPLEKSIWQMNQWWLDRMGA, encoded by the coding sequence ATGACCCAGGAATTTCTGTCTCCCTCCGCCGCCGCTGCGTGCCGCAGGCCGCTGGCCGAAGCGCTCACCCTGCCGCCCGCCGCCTATACCGATGCCGGCCTCTGGCATGTCGAGAAATCGCGTGTGCTGGCGCGCAGCTGGCTGCCGCTGGCGCGCGTGGATCAGGTGCCGGGGGCGGGGGATTATCTCTCGGCAGACCTCGGCGGCGAGCCGGTCATGGTGGTGCGCGGGGAGGATGGCACGGTGCGCGTGCTGTCCCGCGTGTGCCGGCACCGGGCCGCGCTGGTGGCCGAAGGGCAGGGCTGCCGCAAACTGTTCACCTGTCCCTACCATGCCTGGTCCTATGACACGGCAGGCGCCTTGGTGCGCGCGCCGTTGATGGAGGGGGCAGAGGGCTTCGACACAGAGGCGCTTGGCCTGCACGAGATCCGGTCCGAGATCTGGGAAGGCTTCGTCATGGCCACGCTGGACGATGACGCGCCGGCCTTTGCCCCTCAGATCAGCGGGTTTGCGGACTATTTCGCAAACTACAATCTCGGCAGCTTCTTTGTGGCACGCACGCTGGACTATTCGCATGGCTGGAACTGGAAGGTGCTGGCCGAGAATTTCATGGAGGCCTACCACCATATCGCGGCCCACTCGAAAACGCTGGAGCCCGGCTATCATGCCCGCGACTCGCAGGTGCCGGACACGGGCCAGCCCTGGTCCGTTCTGCATATGCCCGCCGCCGACCGGGAGACGCCTCAGCCGCCCGTGCCGGGCCTCGAAGACTGGCAGCTGCGGGACCTGATCGCGGCCATCGCCTTTCCGGGCCTGATGCTGGTCATGCAGGGGCCATTCATGGCCTGGTACCAGATGACCCCGCTGGCGGCAGACCGGCTGGACCTGAAAATCCATCTCTGTTTCCCGGACTGGATGCAGGCCATGGATGACTTCACCGCCATCGTGGACGGGGCGGAAGCCTCCATCCGGGGCGTGCATGCGGAAGACATCGCCGCGAATGATCTGGTCTGGGCCGGGCTCAACGCGCCGCTGTCGCGCGCCGGGCCGCTGTCTCCGCTGGAGAAGTCGATCTGGCAGATGAACCAGTGGTGGCTGGACCGGATGGGCGCCTAG
- a CDS encoding NAD(P)H-dependent oxidoreductase, with protein MSFLQFVMERLLVSFPAAKSNMVAAMTQLLIVYHSRTGGTRQMAEAAFAAAKQEADAVLMRAEDATPEDLKAADGYLFAGPENLAALSGAMKEFFDRCYYPVLGQIEGRPYALMICAGSDGDSAARQAARIAKGWRLREVQPPLIINTSAQTPEEILAEKTIPEADLEKCRELGAALGAGLKMGVF; from the coding sequence ATGAGTTTCCTCCAGTTTGTCATGGAAAGACTTCTTGTGTCCTTTCCTGCGGCGAAGTCTAACATGGTCGCCGCCATGACCCAATTACTGATCGTTTATCATTCCCGCACAGGTGGCACGCGCCAGATGGCCGAAGCTGCCTTCGCCGCCGCGAAACAAGAGGCAGACGCCGTGCTGATGCGCGCCGAAGACGCCACGCCGGAGGACCTCAAGGCCGCCGACGGCTATCTCTTCGCCGGGCCGGAAAACCTCGCCGCCCTCTCCGGCGCGATGAAGGAATTCTTCGACCGCTGCTATTATCCCGTGCTCGGACAAATCGAGGGGCGCCCCTATGCCCTGATGATCTGCGCCGGCAGCGACGGAGACAGCGCCGCCCGCCAGGCCGCCCGCATCGCCAAGGGCTGGCGCCTCCGCGAAGTGCAACCGCCCCTCATCATCAACACCAGCGCTCAGACCCCGGAAGAGATACTCGCAGAGAAGACCATCCCGGAAGCGGACCTGGAAAAGTGCCGGGAGCTTGGCGCGGCCCTGGGGGCTGGCCTGAAGATGGGGGTATTCTAG
- a CDS encoding glycosyltransferase family 9 protein encodes MAKTAKLASPVNPGAGAKEVLVIKLSALGDFVLALGAMKAVREFHPSARITLLTTPPFEEFAKHCPYFDRIETDGRPATMKATTALLSRIRKTKYDIIYDFQTSGRTKNYFTALSRTGKAPLWSGHHEKAAFFHDNPDRATMHSIDRLAEQLAVAGVAPDGRWNRQNFPKPDLSWVRPKLRDAPRLQPAYFGLEQPYMLLIPGASEHREAKRWPVERFAELARRVADAGVTPAIIGGKAEGKIAQDILKREKRTKSLVTRTDLFQIVTLAEKAAFVVGNDTGPMHMAAIAGAPGVALFATNESNPDHAAPRGARSPIINSAPTLAELEVDTVWRSILALGVLPT; translated from the coding sequence ATGGCGAAAACCGCAAAACTGGCCAGCCCGGTCAATCCGGGGGCTGGCGCAAAGGAAGTACTGGTCATCAAGCTGAGCGCGCTCGGGGACTTTGTGCTGGCCCTTGGCGCCATGAAAGCCGTGCGCGAATTCCACCCGTCAGCCCGGATCACGCTGCTGACGACGCCGCCTTTCGAAGAGTTCGCAAAGCATTGCCCGTATTTCGACCGGATCGAGACCGACGGCCGCCCCGCCACGATGAAAGCGACGACGGCGCTGCTCAGCCGCATTCGCAAGACGAAATACGACATCATCTATGACTTCCAGACCTCCGGGCGGACGAAGAACTATTTCACGGCGCTCAGCCGCACGGGCAAGGCGCCGCTCTGGTCCGGCCACCACGAGAAGGCGGCCTTCTTCCACGACAATCCGGACCGGGCGACCATGCACTCGATCGACCGGCTGGCCGAACAGCTGGCCGTGGCGGGTGTTGCGCCGGACGGGCGCTGGAACCGCCAGAACTTCCCCAAGCCGGACCTCAGCTGGGTGCGGCCCAAACTGCGCGATGCCCCGCGGCTGCAGCCCGCGTATTTTGGGCTGGAACAACCGTACATGCTGCTGATCCCGGGCGCGTCCGAACACCGGGAAGCGAAGCGCTGGCCGGTGGAACGGTTCGCCGAACTGGCCAGACGCGTCGCCGATGCGGGGGTGACGCCCGCCATTATCGGCGGCAAGGCCGAGGGCAAAATCGCGCAGGACATATTGAAGCGGGAGAAACGGACCAAGAGCCTCGTCACCCGGACGGACCTGTTTCAAATCGTCACCCTGGCGGAGAAAGCGGCCTTCGTTGTCGGCAATGACACCGGCCCGATGCACATGGCGGCCATCGCCGGCGCGCCGGGCGTGGCCCTGTTCGCCACCAATGAAAGCAACCCGGATCATGCGGCCCCGCGCGGCGCCCGGTCGCCGATCATCAATTCGGCACCGACGCTCGCCGAACTGGAAGTTGATACGGTCTGGCGCTCAATCCTGGCGCTGGGTGTGCTTCCCACTTGA